Proteins from a single region of Bos indicus x Bos taurus breed Angus x Brahman F1 hybrid chromosome 29, Bos_hybrid_MaternalHap_v2.0, whole genome shotgun sequence:
- the B4GALNT4 gene encoding N-acetyl-beta-glucosaminyl-glycoprotein 4-beta-N-acetylgalactosaminyltransferase 1 isoform X2, with amino-acid sequence MPWFPVKKIRKQIKLLLLLVLLTCAAWLTYVHLSLVRQGRALRQRLGYGRDGEKLSGVTDGRGVHAALATQRAEDSSESREEEPVSEGRDPGVLFPGGAGRPLVLNLTRQVPVWREEYKGQVNLHVFEDWCGGAVGQLRRNLHFPLFPHTRTTVKKLAVSPKWKNYGLRLFGFIHPARDGDVQFSVASDDNSEFWLSPNESPAGAQLVAFVGKTGSEWTAPGEFTKFSSQVSKPRRLMASRRYYFELLHKQDDRGSDHVEVGWRAFLPGLKFEVIGSAHISLYTDESALKMDHVAHVPQSPASHVAGQPLQEEPRADMLRPDPRDAFFLTPRVEPSDLESVLEPCAYAPTYVVKDFPIARYQGLQFVYLSFVYPNDHTRLTHMETDNKCFYRESPLYLERFGFYKYMKMDREEGGEDREEVQRRAFLFLNPDDFLDDEDDGELLDAGLGPTEAPRRQGSRQLPAPAAPSEAPATPAAPTPRRSRALSWAARQLPLFLGRAPPPRPAARPSKVYVTRVRPGLRAPPGAPPLGARGPPRPPLPGVFLRPRPLPRVPLRAPPSPPRARGHRTSSPPATELRAPAPAPATREGREGRARAPGLAAPTADSNSSSEAQPVTSFLSLSQVSRPQLPGEGEEDEEEEGDDDEEGAPGDENASEDSEEAAGLVRGRWREDAIDWQRTFSVGNVDFELLRSDWNDLRCNVSGNLQLPEAEAVDVVAQYMERLNMRHSGRYALLRIVNVEKRRDSARGSRFLLELELQERGGRRLRLSEYVFLRLPGARAGDTEEDRESPEPAAASARPDGRPELCRPLRLAWRQDVMVHFVVPVKNQARWVMQFLADMAALHARTGDSRFSVVLVDFESEDMDVEQALRAARLPRYQYLRRAGNFERSAGLQAGVDAVEDASSIVFLCDLHIHFPPSILDGIRKHCVEGKLAFAPVVMRLSCGSSPGDPHGYWEVNGFGLFGIYKSDFDRIGGMNTEEFRDQWGGEDWELLDRVLQTQGSPQII; translated from the exons ATGCCGTGGTTCCCGGTGAAGAAGATCCGCAAACAGATcaagctgctgcttctgctggtgCTGCTTACCTGCGCCGCGTGGCTCACGTACGTGCACCTGAGCCTCGTGCGCCAGGGCCGCGCGCTGCGCCAGCGGCTGGGCTACGGGCGAG ACGGCGAGAAGCTGAGCGGTGTGACCGACGGCCGGGGCGTCCACGCTGCGCTGGCCACACAGAGGGCAGAGGACTCCAGCGAGAGCCGCGAGGAGGAGCCAGTG TCTGAAGGCCGGGACCCAGGCGTGCTGTTTCCTGGCGGGGCTGGAAGACCCCTGGTGCTCAACCTCACCCGTCAAGTGCCGGTGTGGCGGGAGGAG TACAAGGGGCAGGTGAATCTGCACGTGTTTGAGGACTGGTGCGGGGGCGCCGTGGGCCAGCTCCGGAGGAACCTGCacttccctctcttccctcac ACTCGCACCACTGTGAAGAAGCTGGCTGTGTCCCCCAAGTGGAAGAACTATGGCCTCCGCCTCTTCGGCTTCATCCACCCGGCGAGAGAtg GCGACGTCCAGTTCTCTGTGGCTTCGGATGACAACTCTGAGTTCTGGCTGAGCCCAAATGAGAGCCCAGCGGGTGCCCAGCTGGTGGCCTTTGTGGGCAAG ACAGGCTCAGAGTGGACAGCGCCTGGAGAGTTCACCAAGTTCAGCTCCCAGGTGTCCAAGCCCAGACG GCTCATGGCCTCTCGGAGGTACTACTTTGAGCTGCTGCACAAGCAGGATGACCGCGGCTCGGACCATGTGGAAGTGGGC TGGCGAGCATTCCTGCCGGGTCTGAAGTTCGAGGTCATCGGCTCTGCTCACATCTCCCTCTACACAG ACGAGTCAGCCCTGAAGATGGACCACGTGGCGCACGTGCCCCAGTCTCCTGCCAGTCACGTGGCGGGGCAGCCGCTGCAGGAGGAGCCCAGAGCTGACATGCTGCGGCCGGATCCCCGAGACGCCTTCTTTCTCA CGCCTCGGGTGGAGCCCTCGGATCTGGAGAGTGTGCTGGAGCCCTGCGCCTACGCCCCGACCTACGTGGTCAAAGACTTTCCCATCGCAAGATACCAGGGACTGCAATTT gtGTACCTGTCCTTCGTTTATCCCAATGACCACACGCGCCTGACTCACATGGAGACGGACAATAAGTGCTTCTACCGGGAGTCGCCGCTGTATCTGGAAAg GTTTGGGTTCTACAAATACATGAAGATGGACCgggaggagggcggggaggacagagaggaggTGCAGCGACGAGCCTTCCTCTTCCTCAACCCGGACG ACTTCCTGGATGACGAGGACGACGGAGAGCTGCTCGACGCCGGCCTGGGGCCCACGGAGGCCCCCCGAAGGCAGGGCAGCCGCCAGCTCCCGGCCCCCGCAGCCCCCTCCGAGGCCCCGGCCACCCCTGCCGCGCCGACACCCCGACGCTCCCGGGCGCTGAGCTGGGCGGCCCGCCAGCTCCCGCTCTTCTTGggccgcgccccgcccccgcggCCCGCAGCCCGGCCCTCCAAGGTGTACGTGACCCGCGTGCGGCCCGGCCTGCGGGCGCCCCCCGGGGCCCCGCCACTCGGCGCACGCGGCCCACCCCGGCCGCCCTTGCCTGGCGTCTTCCTGCGCCCCCGACCCCTACCCAGGGTGCCGCTGCGGGCGCCCCCAAGCCCACCCCGGGCTCGAGGCCACAGGACGAGCAGCCCCCCGGCCACAGAGCTGAGAGCCCCGGCCCCGGCGCCGGCCACCCGGGAGGGCCGGGAGGGCCGGGCGCGCGCGCCGGGACTCGCGGCCCCCACGGCGGACTCCAACTCTTCCTCTGAAGCGCAGCCCGTGACCTCCTTCCTGAGCTTGTCCCAGGTGTCCAGGCCACAGCTGCCTGGGGAGGGcgaggaggacgaggaggaggaaggggacgaTGACGAGGAAGGGGCGCCCGGCGACGAGAACGCGTCGGAGGACAGCGAGGAGGCGGCAGGCCTGGTTCGCGGCCGCTGGCGCGAGGATGCCATCGACTGGCAGCGCACGTTCAGCGTCGGCAACGTGGACTTCGAGCTGCTGCGCTCCGACTGGAACGATCTGCGCTGCAATGTGTCCGGGAACCTGCAGCTGCCCGAGGCCGAGGCCGTGGACGTGGTGGCTCAGTACATGGAGAGGCTCAACATGCGCCACAGCGG GCGATACGCTCTTCTGCGCATCGTGAACGTGGAGAAGCGCCGGGACTCCGCGCGAGGAAGCCGCTTCCTCCTGGAACTGGAGCTCCAGGAACGCGGCGGGCGCCGCCTGCGCTTGTCTGAGTACGTCTTCCTGCGCCTGCCCGGGGCCCGTGCCGGCGACACGGAGGAAGACCGAGAGAGTCCCGAGCCCGCCGCAGCCTCCGCGCGCCCCGACGGCCGCCCGGAGCTGTGCCGGCCACTGCGCCTGGCCTGGCGCCAAGATGTGATGGTGCACTTCGTCGTGCCCG TGAAAAACCAGGCGCGCTGGGTGATGCAGTTCCTGGCAGACATGGCCGCTCTGCACGCGCGCACAGGCGACTCCCGCTTCAGTGTCGTCCTGGTGGACTTTGAGAGCGAGGACATGGACGTGGAGCAGGCCCTCCGCGCCGCGCGGCTGCCCAG ATACCAATACCTGAGGCGAGCCGGGAACTTTGAGCGCTCTGCGGGGCTGCAAGCTGGAGTGGATGCGGTGGAG GATGCCAGCAGCATCGTTTTCCTCTGCGACCTGCACATCCACTTCCCCCCCAGCATCCTGGACGGCATTCGCAAGCACTGCGTGGAGGGCAAGCTGGCCTTCGCGCCAGTGGTCATGCGGCTGAGCTGTGGGAGCTCACCAGGGGACCCTCATG gttACTGGGAGGTGAATGGCTTTGGCCTGTTTGGGATCTACAAGTCTGACTTTGACCGTATTGGAGGCATGAACACTGAGGAATTCCGGGACCAGTGGGGAGGCGAGGACTGGGAGCTCCTGGACag GGTCCTGCAGactcagggaagcccccagatcaTATAG
- the B4GALNT4 gene encoding N-acetyl-beta-glucosaminyl-glycoprotein 4-beta-N-acetylgalactosaminyltransferase 1 isoform X1, whose amino-acid sequence MPWFPVKKIRKQIKLLLLLVLLTCAAWLTYVHLSLVRQGRALRQRLGYGRDGEKLSGVTDGRGVHAALATQRAEDSSESREEEPVSEGRDPGVLFPGGAGRPLVLNLTRQVPVWREEYKGQVNLHVFEDWCGGAVGQLRRNLHFPLFPHTRTTVKKLAVSPKWKNYGLRLFGFIHPARDGDVQFSVASDDNSEFWLSPNESPAGAQLVAFVGKTGSEWTAPGEFTKFSSQVSKPRRLMASRRYYFELLHKQDDRGSDHVEVGWRAFLPGLKFEVIGSAHISLYTDESALKMDHVAHVPQSPASHVAGQPLQEEPRADMLRPDPRDAFFLTPRVEPSDLESVLEPCAYAPTYVVKDFPIARYQGLQFVYLSFVYPNDHTRLTHMETDNKCFYRESPLYLERFGFYKYMKMDREEGGEDREEVQRRAFLFLNPDDFLDDEDDGELLDAGLGPTEAPRRQGSRQLPAPAAPSEAPATPAAPTPRRSRALSWAARQLPLFLGRAPPPRPAARPSKVYVTRVRPGLRAPPGAPPLGARGPPRPPLPGVFLRPRPLPRVPLRAPPSPPRARGHRTSSPPATELRAPAPAPATREGREGRARAPGLAAPTADSNSSSEAQPVTSFLSLSQVSRPQLPGEGEEDEEEEGDDDEEGAPGDENASEDSEEAAGLVRGRWREDAIDWQRTFSVGNVDFELLRSDWNDLRCNVSGNLQLPEAEAVDVVAQYMERLNMRHSGRYALLRIVNVEKRRDSARGSRFLLELELQERGGRRLRLSEYVFLRLPGARAGDTEEDRESPEPAAASARPDGRPELCRPLRLAWRQDVMVHFVVPVKNQARWVMQFLADMAALHARTGDSRFSVVLVDFESEDMDVEQALRAARLPRYQYLRRAGNFERSAGLQAGVDAVEDASSIVFLCDLHIHFPPSILDGIRKHCVEGKLAFAPVVMRLSCGSSPGDPHGYWEVNGFGLFGIYKSDFDRIGGMNTEEFRDQWGGEDWELLDRVLQAGLEVERLRVRNFYHHFHSKRGMWGARSRKAARKEAPQKEAP is encoded by the exons ATGCCGTGGTTCCCGGTGAAGAAGATCCGCAAACAGATcaagctgctgcttctgctggtgCTGCTTACCTGCGCCGCGTGGCTCACGTACGTGCACCTGAGCCTCGTGCGCCAGGGCCGCGCGCTGCGCCAGCGGCTGGGCTACGGGCGAG ACGGCGAGAAGCTGAGCGGTGTGACCGACGGCCGGGGCGTCCACGCTGCGCTGGCCACACAGAGGGCAGAGGACTCCAGCGAGAGCCGCGAGGAGGAGCCAGTG TCTGAAGGCCGGGACCCAGGCGTGCTGTTTCCTGGCGGGGCTGGAAGACCCCTGGTGCTCAACCTCACCCGTCAAGTGCCGGTGTGGCGGGAGGAG TACAAGGGGCAGGTGAATCTGCACGTGTTTGAGGACTGGTGCGGGGGCGCCGTGGGCCAGCTCCGGAGGAACCTGCacttccctctcttccctcac ACTCGCACCACTGTGAAGAAGCTGGCTGTGTCCCCCAAGTGGAAGAACTATGGCCTCCGCCTCTTCGGCTTCATCCACCCGGCGAGAGAtg GCGACGTCCAGTTCTCTGTGGCTTCGGATGACAACTCTGAGTTCTGGCTGAGCCCAAATGAGAGCCCAGCGGGTGCCCAGCTGGTGGCCTTTGTGGGCAAG ACAGGCTCAGAGTGGACAGCGCCTGGAGAGTTCACCAAGTTCAGCTCCCAGGTGTCCAAGCCCAGACG GCTCATGGCCTCTCGGAGGTACTACTTTGAGCTGCTGCACAAGCAGGATGACCGCGGCTCGGACCATGTGGAAGTGGGC TGGCGAGCATTCCTGCCGGGTCTGAAGTTCGAGGTCATCGGCTCTGCTCACATCTCCCTCTACACAG ACGAGTCAGCCCTGAAGATGGACCACGTGGCGCACGTGCCCCAGTCTCCTGCCAGTCACGTGGCGGGGCAGCCGCTGCAGGAGGAGCCCAGAGCTGACATGCTGCGGCCGGATCCCCGAGACGCCTTCTTTCTCA CGCCTCGGGTGGAGCCCTCGGATCTGGAGAGTGTGCTGGAGCCCTGCGCCTACGCCCCGACCTACGTGGTCAAAGACTTTCCCATCGCAAGATACCAGGGACTGCAATTT gtGTACCTGTCCTTCGTTTATCCCAATGACCACACGCGCCTGACTCACATGGAGACGGACAATAAGTGCTTCTACCGGGAGTCGCCGCTGTATCTGGAAAg GTTTGGGTTCTACAAATACATGAAGATGGACCgggaggagggcggggaggacagagaggaggTGCAGCGACGAGCCTTCCTCTTCCTCAACCCGGACG ACTTCCTGGATGACGAGGACGACGGAGAGCTGCTCGACGCCGGCCTGGGGCCCACGGAGGCCCCCCGAAGGCAGGGCAGCCGCCAGCTCCCGGCCCCCGCAGCCCCCTCCGAGGCCCCGGCCACCCCTGCCGCGCCGACACCCCGACGCTCCCGGGCGCTGAGCTGGGCGGCCCGCCAGCTCCCGCTCTTCTTGggccgcgccccgcccccgcggCCCGCAGCCCGGCCCTCCAAGGTGTACGTGACCCGCGTGCGGCCCGGCCTGCGGGCGCCCCCCGGGGCCCCGCCACTCGGCGCACGCGGCCCACCCCGGCCGCCCTTGCCTGGCGTCTTCCTGCGCCCCCGACCCCTACCCAGGGTGCCGCTGCGGGCGCCCCCAAGCCCACCCCGGGCTCGAGGCCACAGGACGAGCAGCCCCCCGGCCACAGAGCTGAGAGCCCCGGCCCCGGCGCCGGCCACCCGGGAGGGCCGGGAGGGCCGGGCGCGCGCGCCGGGACTCGCGGCCCCCACGGCGGACTCCAACTCTTCCTCTGAAGCGCAGCCCGTGACCTCCTTCCTGAGCTTGTCCCAGGTGTCCAGGCCACAGCTGCCTGGGGAGGGcgaggaggacgaggaggaggaaggggacgaTGACGAGGAAGGGGCGCCCGGCGACGAGAACGCGTCGGAGGACAGCGAGGAGGCGGCAGGCCTGGTTCGCGGCCGCTGGCGCGAGGATGCCATCGACTGGCAGCGCACGTTCAGCGTCGGCAACGTGGACTTCGAGCTGCTGCGCTCCGACTGGAACGATCTGCGCTGCAATGTGTCCGGGAACCTGCAGCTGCCCGAGGCCGAGGCCGTGGACGTGGTGGCTCAGTACATGGAGAGGCTCAACATGCGCCACAGCGG GCGATACGCTCTTCTGCGCATCGTGAACGTGGAGAAGCGCCGGGACTCCGCGCGAGGAAGCCGCTTCCTCCTGGAACTGGAGCTCCAGGAACGCGGCGGGCGCCGCCTGCGCTTGTCTGAGTACGTCTTCCTGCGCCTGCCCGGGGCCCGTGCCGGCGACACGGAGGAAGACCGAGAGAGTCCCGAGCCCGCCGCAGCCTCCGCGCGCCCCGACGGCCGCCCGGAGCTGTGCCGGCCACTGCGCCTGGCCTGGCGCCAAGATGTGATGGTGCACTTCGTCGTGCCCG TGAAAAACCAGGCGCGCTGGGTGATGCAGTTCCTGGCAGACATGGCCGCTCTGCACGCGCGCACAGGCGACTCCCGCTTCAGTGTCGTCCTGGTGGACTTTGAGAGCGAGGACATGGACGTGGAGCAGGCCCTCCGCGCCGCGCGGCTGCCCAG ATACCAATACCTGAGGCGAGCCGGGAACTTTGAGCGCTCTGCGGGGCTGCAAGCTGGAGTGGATGCGGTGGAG GATGCCAGCAGCATCGTTTTCCTCTGCGACCTGCACATCCACTTCCCCCCCAGCATCCTGGACGGCATTCGCAAGCACTGCGTGGAGGGCAAGCTGGCCTTCGCGCCAGTGGTCATGCGGCTGAGCTGTGGGAGCTCACCAGGGGACCCTCATG gttACTGGGAGGTGAATGGCTTTGGCCTGTTTGGGATCTACAAGTCTGACTTTGACCGTATTGGAGGCATGAACACTGAGGAATTCCGGGACCAGTGGGGAGGCGAGGACTGGGAGCTCCTGGACag GGTCctgcaggcagggctggaggTGGAGCGACTCCGCGTACGGAACTTCTACCACCACTTCCATTCCAAGCGGGGGATGTGGGGTGCGCGCAGCCGCAAGGCCGCCCGAAAGGAGGCCCCCCAAAAAGAGGCCCCTTGA
- the B4GALNT4 gene encoding N-acetyl-beta-glucosaminyl-glycoprotein 4-beta-N-acetylgalactosaminyltransferase 1 isoform X3 → MASASSASSTRREMFSVASDDNSEFWLSPNESPAGAQLVAFVGKTGSEWTAPGEFTKFSSQVSKPRRLMASRRYYFELLHKQDDRGSDHVEVGWRAFLPGLKFEVIGSAHISLYTDESALKMDHVAHVPQSPASHVAGQPLQEEPRADMLRPDPRDAFFLTPRVEPSDLESVLEPCAYAPTYVVKDFPIARYQGLQFVYLSFVYPNDHTRLTHMETDNKCFYRESPLYLERFGFYKYMKMDREEGGEDREEVQRRAFLFLNPDDFLDDEDDGELLDAGLGPTEAPRRQGSRQLPAPAAPSEAPATPAAPTPRRSRALSWAARQLPLFLGRAPPPRPAARPSKVYVTRVRPGLRAPPGAPPLGARGPPRPPLPGVFLRPRPLPRVPLRAPPSPPRARGHRTSSPPATELRAPAPAPATREGREGRARAPGLAAPTADSNSSSEAQPVTSFLSLSQVSRPQLPGEGEEDEEEEGDDDEEGAPGDENASEDSEEAAGLVRGRWREDAIDWQRTFSVGNVDFELLRSDWNDLRCNVSGNLQLPEAEAVDVVAQYMERLNMRHSGRYALLRIVNVEKRRDSARGSRFLLELELQERGGRRLRLSEYVFLRLPGARAGDTEEDRESPEPAAASARPDGRPELCRPLRLAWRQDVMVHFVVPVKNQARWVMQFLADMAALHARTGDSRFSVVLVDFESEDMDVEQALRAARLPRYQYLRRAGNFERSAGLQAGVDAVEDASSIVFLCDLHIHFPPSILDGIRKHCVEGKLAFAPVVMRLSCGSSPGDPHGYWEVNGFGLFGIYKSDFDRIGGMNTEEFRDQWGGEDWELLDRVLQAGLEVERLRVRNFYHHFHSKRGMWGARSRKAARKEAPQKEAP, encoded by the exons ATGGCCTCCGCCTCTTCGGCTTCATCCACCCGGCGAGAGAtg TTCTCTGTGGCTTCGGATGACAACTCTGAGTTCTGGCTGAGCCCAAATGAGAGCCCAGCGGGTGCCCAGCTGGTGGCCTTTGTGGGCAAG ACAGGCTCAGAGTGGACAGCGCCTGGAGAGTTCACCAAGTTCAGCTCCCAGGTGTCCAAGCCCAGACG GCTCATGGCCTCTCGGAGGTACTACTTTGAGCTGCTGCACAAGCAGGATGACCGCGGCTCGGACCATGTGGAAGTGGGC TGGCGAGCATTCCTGCCGGGTCTGAAGTTCGAGGTCATCGGCTCTGCTCACATCTCCCTCTACACAG ACGAGTCAGCCCTGAAGATGGACCACGTGGCGCACGTGCCCCAGTCTCCTGCCAGTCACGTGGCGGGGCAGCCGCTGCAGGAGGAGCCCAGAGCTGACATGCTGCGGCCGGATCCCCGAGACGCCTTCTTTCTCA CGCCTCGGGTGGAGCCCTCGGATCTGGAGAGTGTGCTGGAGCCCTGCGCCTACGCCCCGACCTACGTGGTCAAAGACTTTCCCATCGCAAGATACCAGGGACTGCAATTT gtGTACCTGTCCTTCGTTTATCCCAATGACCACACGCGCCTGACTCACATGGAGACGGACAATAAGTGCTTCTACCGGGAGTCGCCGCTGTATCTGGAAAg GTTTGGGTTCTACAAATACATGAAGATGGACCgggaggagggcggggaggacagagaggaggTGCAGCGACGAGCCTTCCTCTTCCTCAACCCGGACG ACTTCCTGGATGACGAGGACGACGGAGAGCTGCTCGACGCCGGCCTGGGGCCCACGGAGGCCCCCCGAAGGCAGGGCAGCCGCCAGCTCCCGGCCCCCGCAGCCCCCTCCGAGGCCCCGGCCACCCCTGCCGCGCCGACACCCCGACGCTCCCGGGCGCTGAGCTGGGCGGCCCGCCAGCTCCCGCTCTTCTTGggccgcgccccgcccccgcggCCCGCAGCCCGGCCCTCCAAGGTGTACGTGACCCGCGTGCGGCCCGGCCTGCGGGCGCCCCCCGGGGCCCCGCCACTCGGCGCACGCGGCCCACCCCGGCCGCCCTTGCCTGGCGTCTTCCTGCGCCCCCGACCCCTACCCAGGGTGCCGCTGCGGGCGCCCCCAAGCCCACCCCGGGCTCGAGGCCACAGGACGAGCAGCCCCCCGGCCACAGAGCTGAGAGCCCCGGCCCCGGCGCCGGCCACCCGGGAGGGCCGGGAGGGCCGGGCGCGCGCGCCGGGACTCGCGGCCCCCACGGCGGACTCCAACTCTTCCTCTGAAGCGCAGCCCGTGACCTCCTTCCTGAGCTTGTCCCAGGTGTCCAGGCCACAGCTGCCTGGGGAGGGcgaggaggacgaggaggaggaaggggacgaTGACGAGGAAGGGGCGCCCGGCGACGAGAACGCGTCGGAGGACAGCGAGGAGGCGGCAGGCCTGGTTCGCGGCCGCTGGCGCGAGGATGCCATCGACTGGCAGCGCACGTTCAGCGTCGGCAACGTGGACTTCGAGCTGCTGCGCTCCGACTGGAACGATCTGCGCTGCAATGTGTCCGGGAACCTGCAGCTGCCCGAGGCCGAGGCCGTGGACGTGGTGGCTCAGTACATGGAGAGGCTCAACATGCGCCACAGCGG GCGATACGCTCTTCTGCGCATCGTGAACGTGGAGAAGCGCCGGGACTCCGCGCGAGGAAGCCGCTTCCTCCTGGAACTGGAGCTCCAGGAACGCGGCGGGCGCCGCCTGCGCTTGTCTGAGTACGTCTTCCTGCGCCTGCCCGGGGCCCGTGCCGGCGACACGGAGGAAGACCGAGAGAGTCCCGAGCCCGCCGCAGCCTCCGCGCGCCCCGACGGCCGCCCGGAGCTGTGCCGGCCACTGCGCCTGGCCTGGCGCCAAGATGTGATGGTGCACTTCGTCGTGCCCG TGAAAAACCAGGCGCGCTGGGTGATGCAGTTCCTGGCAGACATGGCCGCTCTGCACGCGCGCACAGGCGACTCCCGCTTCAGTGTCGTCCTGGTGGACTTTGAGAGCGAGGACATGGACGTGGAGCAGGCCCTCCGCGCCGCGCGGCTGCCCAG ATACCAATACCTGAGGCGAGCCGGGAACTTTGAGCGCTCTGCGGGGCTGCAAGCTGGAGTGGATGCGGTGGAG GATGCCAGCAGCATCGTTTTCCTCTGCGACCTGCACATCCACTTCCCCCCCAGCATCCTGGACGGCATTCGCAAGCACTGCGTGGAGGGCAAGCTGGCCTTCGCGCCAGTGGTCATGCGGCTGAGCTGTGGGAGCTCACCAGGGGACCCTCATG gttACTGGGAGGTGAATGGCTTTGGCCTGTTTGGGATCTACAAGTCTGACTTTGACCGTATTGGAGGCATGAACACTGAGGAATTCCGGGACCAGTGGGGAGGCGAGGACTGGGAGCTCCTGGACag GGTCctgcaggcagggctggaggTGGAGCGACTCCGCGTACGGAACTTCTACCACCACTTCCATTCCAAGCGGGGGATGTGGGGTGCGCGCAGCCGCAAGGCCGCCCGAAAGGAGGCCCCCCAAAAAGAGGCCCCTTGA